The DNA region CACGGCGCTCATCCCGATCATCGGCTACAGCGAGGCGGCGATCCTGGCCAAGCAGGCACTGTTGACGGGTCGGCCCGTAGCCGACCTGGTCGTCGAGGCCGGGCTCATGTCGCGCGAGGAAGTGCTCGCGCACCTCGCTCCGGAGCGTCTGCTGGGCCTCGAGCACGTCACCACGGCGGTGCAGGCGAACGAGCGCCGCGGCGAGCCCTCGGAGTAGCGGTCATCGGGGTGTGATCTCGATACGCCGGCTCCTCCGTCGCGGGCTACTCGATCAGCGGGATCTACCGCTGGTCGAGTAGTTACCGAGCGCAGCGAGGCCACGTATCGAGACCACATCAGGGCGATGCCGTCCCCGCTGGGGGCGCCTAAACCACCCGACAGAACGTCGTCAGCGACCCGATCCCGCCGATCGAGACCGTCACGGCGGACCCGTCGCGCATGAACACGGGAGGCTTCCGCGAATAACCGGCGCCGCCCGGGCTTCCGGTCGAGATGAGGGTTCCGGCCGGGAGGGTGGCCGACGTCGACAGGTAGCTGATGATCTCGGCGACGCTGCGCACCATCTCGCCGCTCGAGGCATCCTGCAGGATGCGGCCGTCGAGGTTGGTCGTGAGCCAGACATCCTGCGGATCGGTGATCTCGTCGGCCGTGACGACGACCGGGCCCGTTGGGGTGAAGCCGTCGAACGACTTGCACCGGCTCCACTGCGCCTCGCTGAACTGGATGTTGCGCGCTGTGATGTCGTTGACGACCGTGTAGCCCCACACGTGGTCGAGGGCGTCGCGCACGGAGACGTTCTTGGCTGGCCTGCCGATGATCACACCCAGTTCGGCTTCGTAGTCGACCTGGTCGCTGATCTCCTCGGGCCAGGTCGTCGTGTTCTCGTGTCCCGTCAGCGAATTGGGCCAGAGTGCGAACACGGTCATGGCGGTCTCGGACCGCAGCTTCAACTCGGAGGCGTGGGCGGCGTAATTGGCGCCAATGGCGAGGATGTGCGGCGGGCGCAGCACGGCTGAGGCGTGCCGAAGGGTGTTCACCGGCGTCATGCTGGTGCGGTTCGCCACGGCGTGGGACACGACTGCACGCACGTGGGCGAGGCCGGCTTCGCCGCGTTCGATGAGGTCCTGCAGGTCGATCGGAGCTTCGTCCATCACCTCGTCGAGGAACAATGCCCCGTCGTCGACGACAACGGCGAGCCGGTTGACCGACTCGCCCTCCACCCTGAAATGCGCGAACTTCACCTCTCTAGGCTATCCGGGCCGACGGGCGCTCGGGTCCGGTGCACAATCGGAGGGGCCCGATGTGCGCCGGATCGCACTCATCGGCACCCGACGCAGGCAGCAGGCAGCAGGCAGCCGACGGCCGGCTGCCGCATCCGTCAGCAGGCAGCCGCCCGCCAGAGGTGCATGCCGGCGTAGCTGCTCCACGGAGCCCAGACAGCACCCCGGGTCCGCAGCTCCTTCTCAGCCGCTGGCAACCCGAGCCGTGCTGCTCCCTGGCGCAACGCGAGGTCGCTCGTGAGCAGCACGTCGGGGCTTCCGAGCACGCGCATCGACAGGTATCCGGCAGACCACGGTCCGATGCCCGGAATCGCCGTGAGGGCGGCCGTCAGCTCGTCCCGGGTGTCCGAGACGTCGATGCCGAGCGATCCGTCGCTCAGCCG from Leifsonia sp. Root1293 includes:
- a CDS encoding fumarylacetoacetate hydrolase family protein encodes the protein MKFAHFRVEGESVNRLAVVVDDGALFLDEVMDEAPIDLQDLIERGEAGLAHVRAVVSHAVANRTSMTPVNTLRHASAVLRPPHILAIGANYAAHASELKLRSETAMTVFALWPNSLTGHENTTTWPEEISDQVDYEAELGVIIGRPAKNVSVRDALDHVWGYTVVNDITARNIQFSEAQWSRCKSFDGFTPTGPVVVTADEITDPQDVWLTTNLDGRILQDASSGEMVRSVAEIISYLSTSATLPAGTLISTGSPGGAGYSRKPPVFMRDGSAVTVSIGGIGSLTTFCRVV